The Humulus lupulus chromosome 3, drHumLupu1.1, whole genome shotgun sequence genome window below encodes:
- the LOC133823362 gene encoding ureide permease 1-like, with protein MERGVVLSLGNLSTQYAWAFVGLSVTEVITASITVVIGITLNYFLDNRINRAEILFPSIGCFLVAVFLASVVHSSNAVDNKGKLEGFSSKEGGWALMAGLLCRFGNGLQFMGGQAAGYAAADAVQALPLVSTFWGILLFGEYRKSSRRTYILLIQQVNCKRKSYLEGFGVLTFGRS; from the exons ATGGAAAGAGGGGTGGTACTTAGCCTTGGAAATCTCTCAACTCAGTATGCTTGGGCTTTTGTTGGCTTATCAGTCACAGAAGTGATCACTGCAAGTATAACAGTTGTTATAG GAATAACCTTGAATTACTTTTTAGACAATAGAATTAATAGAGCCGAGATCCTTTTTCCTAGCATTGGCTGCTTCTTGGTTGCAGTTTTCCTTGCTTCTGTTGTCCACTCATCTAATGCAGTTGATAATAAAGGAAAGCTTGAAGGTTTTTCATCTAAAGAAGG AGGCTGGGCCTTAATGGCCGGTCTGCTCTGCCGGTTTGGCAATGGTCTCCAATTCATGGGAGGCCAAGCTGCAGGGTATGCTGCAGCAGATGCTGTTCAG GCACTTCCACTAGTAAGCACTTTCTGGGGAATTCTTTTGTTTGGAGAATACAGAAAATCATCAAGAAGAACATATATATTGCTA attcaacaagtgaactgcaaaagaaaatcttatttggaaggctttggtgtgctgacatttggaagatcatga